One window of Medicago truncatula cultivar Jemalong A17 chromosome 2, MtrunA17r5.0-ANR, whole genome shotgun sequence genomic DNA carries:
- the LOC112418017 gene encoding uncharacterized protein, translated as MSKSNQVNKSNDGGPIPNFSIGLTQLEQEQASDKGKKKGKKMEKRVNKSNDGPIPNFSVGLTQLEQEQASDEDKGKKKGKKMEKKMEKRVKKSKELEPLPSFSIGLTQMEEEGRNEEAKSSDVEDEENAKQRLRHKMSIPKVYDLMNSVNGKQRKDEIINVLNESGFGGMVHIWNWSRVHTFFVDWIVKNFDKENMWITLSKTEVLPLKEEDVHRVYELPMVGKQINLDLCSVEAIKRLRIELGLNGNYSASVRVTDLERILKTQENPKAWVKGAICFIIHKILCPTNSSFVSLQYAHILEDPAGVSSYNWCSHVLEYMKEGLQTPEVANPLADFHFLMINYLEKMGKRSPFLTGKYKRPSLRDWDVKAANQDLQKVHDLMGLEHGLTAGVTRLYNTNEGPHVMCFDADTCPLSKAKMHLDHCRSCIRIYTSAAETLERRIAEGNVGTSVENDAVNGKDPMEVEPEREKGQDQNESFIPQTSTRGGERLNNDKDVADEIDAKTLDESVRKACNIDHSFTQETILKYPEFFDDGGEASNAKESVKPQFEKSNVREVEKPEKFQEFFDGGEASNAGESIKTECEASNVKQANLMSEENPKEHKPLEPNKHCVIEAIPLRSVFPDAIIDLDNVQTVQTKKRKKHDMLYSGGTYPERRRAVKKSKYLASPYDEAIYESNASKMQKDISTFAWSISHDEEELLYCSDNKAHAFSLQRRDLWSLQKDEWVSCFVINAWVDCLNWSQPNAKMTRLVTPFLNYVDLQRPDENHCKRFIERLRNFKYMDWKAIDPTCLEYIMTPALIGDPGFHYACFVVNLKSQKFQFLNSLKGETLNMKNGEATVYKKMFDVWLKEVEAFVIELYRKRKITMPFQFSTFKWETPKMPIQCDKDSCGVFCMKFLAEWDGGNTEMESFKDWSKMRKLGKNGRVAKTMDLRIEICSTILSDSSNSKRTYVEKAATSYYKELLQKLTPD; from the exons GTTAACAAATCTAACGACGGGCCAATTCCAAACTTCAGTGTTGGACTTACGCAATTAGAGCAGGAGCAAGCATCTGATgaagataaaggaaaaaaaaagggtaaaaagaTGGAAAAGAAGATGGAAAAAAGG GTGAAAAAAAGTAAAGAGTTAGAGCCATTGCCATCATTCAGTATTGGACTAACTCAAATGGAAGAGGAGGGCAGGAATGAAGAGGCTAAAAGTTCAGATGTGGAAGATGAGGAAAATGCAAAGCAAAGACTGAGGCATAAGATGAGTATACCTAAGGTATATGATCTTATGAATTCAGTAAATGGCAAACAAAGAAAGGATGAGATCATTAACGTATTGAATGAAAGTGGCTTTGGGGGAATGGTTCATATCTGGAACTGGAGCAGAGTCCATACTTTCTTTGTGGATTGGATAGTTAAAAACTTTGACAAAGAGAACATGTGGATAACATTAAGCAAGACCGAGGTACTTCCATTGAAAGAGGAAGATGTACATCGGGTCTATGAGCTTCCAATGGTGGGGAAGCAGATTAACCTTGATCTCTGCTCTGTGGAAGCAATTAAGAGATTGAGGATAGAATTAGGGCTGAATGGAAATTATTCTGCTTCTGTGAGGGTGACTGATTTGGAGAGAATATTGAAGACTCAAGAGAATCCAAAAGCTTGGGTGAAGGGTGCAATATGTTTTATCATTCACAAAATTTTGTGCCCAACTAATAGTAGCTTCGTATCTCTCCAATATGCGCACATATTAGAAGATCCAGCCGGGGTATCTTCTTATAATTGGTGCTCACATGTTCTTGAGTATATGAAAGAAGGCTTGCAAACTCCAGAAGTTGCAAATCCATTAGCGGACTTCCACTTTCTAATG ATTAATTACTTGGAGAAAATGGGGAAGAGAAGCCCATTCCTGACAGGAAAATACAAGCGGCCTTCACTTCGTGATTGGGATGTCAAGGCGGCAAACCAAGACCTTCAGAAGGTCCATGACCTTATGGGACTCGAGCATGGACTGACAGCCGGGGTAACCAGACTGTATAACACCAATGAAGGTCCGCATGTAATGTGTTTTGATGCAGATACCTGTCCACTCTCTAAG GCAAAAATGCATCTTGATCATTGTAGGTCTTGTATACGGATCTACACCTCAGCTGCGGAAACCTTGGAAAGAAGAATAGCTGAGGGAAATGTTGGAACTTCTGTGGAAAATGATGCAGTTAATGGAAAGGATCCAATGGAAGTGGAACCTGAGAGGGAGAAAGGACAGGATCAGAATGAATCATTCATACCACAAACAAGCACTCGAGGGGGAGAAAG GTTGAATAATGACAAAGATGTAGCAGATGAAATTGATGCCAAAACACTTGATGAATCAGTGAGGAAAGCATGCAATATTGATCATTCTTTTACACAGGAAACAATCTTGAAGTATCCTGAGTTTTTTGATGATGGGGGAGAAGCTTCGAATGCAAA GGAATCAGTTAAGCCACAATTTGAAAAAAGCAATGTGAGGGAGGTGGAGAAACCAGAGAAGTTTCAAGAGTTTTTTGATGGGGGAGAAGCTTCGAATGCAGG TGAATCGATTAAAACAGAATGTGAAGCAAGCAATGTGAAGCAAGCAAACTTGATGTCAGAGGAGAACCCGAAGGAGCATAAGCCTTTGGAACCTAACAAACACTGTGTTATAGA AGCAATTCCGTTAAGGTCGGTGTTTCCAGATGCAATAATCGACTTGGATAATGTCCAAACTGTGCagacaaagaaaagaaagaagcatGATATGCTTTATTCCGGTGGCACATACCCTGAGCGTAGGAGAGCTGTGAAGAAATCAAAATACCTTGCAAGCCCCTACGATGAAGCTATCTATGAGTCAAATGCAAGTAAGATGCAGAAGGACATATCAACATTTGCATGGAGCATTTCACATGATGA gGAGGAGCTTTTATATTGCTCGGATAACAAGGCTCATGCTTTCAGTCTACAAAGGAGAGACTTGTGGTCACTTCAAAAAGACGAATGGGTGTCATGCTTTGTGATAAATGCCTGGGTCGATTGCTTAAACTGGAGTCAACCAAATGCAAAAATGACACGGCTGGTTACACCATTCCTAAATTAT GTTGACTTGCAAAGACCTGATGAAAACCATTGTAAAAGATTCATTGAAAGACTGAGAAACTTCAAATACATGGATTGGAAGGCTATTGACCCTACATGTTTAGAATAT ATAATGACGCCAGCACTCATTGGAGATCCGGGTTTTcattatgcatgcttcgttgTGAATTTGAAGAGTCAAAAATTTCAATTCCTGAACAGCTTGAAAGGAGAGACATTGAACATGAAAAATGGCGAAGCAACTGTGTACAAGAAGATGTTTGATGTGTGGCTGAAGGAGGTGGAAGCATTTGTGATAGAATTGTataggaaaagaaaaatcacaatGCCTTTCCAGTTTAGCACTTTCAAGTGGGAAACACCAAAGATGCCCATTCAATGTGATAAAGACAGTTGTGGGGTCTTTTGTATGAAGTTTCTTGCTGAATGGGATGGTGGCAATACTGAAATGGAATCCTTCAAAGATTGGTCCAAAATGAGAAAGCTTGGGAAGAACGGGAGGGTTGCAAAAACAATGGATTTGAGAATTGAAATTTGTTCAACAATATTAAGCGACTCAAGCAATAGCAAAAGAACCTATGTGGAGAAGGCTGCAACTTCATACTATAAAGAATTGCTTCAAAAGCTAACACCGGATTag
- the LOC112420982 gene encoding protein FAR1-RELATED SEQUENCE 9-like, with amino-acid sequence MDLISTSSESGQLSVEASSLIHAESGQLSVETSSMIHADSTECYSPSNEESWKSLVFQSIKEVEDFYGYKKGSLLNPNNRPTSDSPLVIEFVKVNEKPEERVGCTAGIYLKLDEVLNVYKIYRWDVAHCHPLHKPEHLCYLRSFREVNEVQGQLALINSKAGMSMRTSYEVLGQGVGGTENLPFRFSDLKNYLMTIRQKEMVVGEATIIQEFFRNEALSKPSFYYDIQVDAAEDIASIFWADGIMQLDYSLFGDVISFDTTYRTNNQYRPLAAFIGFDNHRKSVLFGAALLYDETAATFDWLFTTFLKCMSNKKPQTIYTDQASALLCSIPNTFPGVFHGLCSWHMAENAKKNLGSRANSAFFDELTNLVSNVDDESDFDYNWDQMMKICFNGRPTSDFRWLVQTYGNRMHWSSAWVKSHFTAGLKTTQLSESFNAFLRGFLQPDHSLVRLFSHFNIMVQRMRDNHAELDFKAANTRTKNNYPNSQLMRSVVNKYTPACFAFIHRQYDLSFKYYHEEDTKKGSAFNKFFKVFTIEKVDDNYDDVDNDNEGPSNVDVLDAELQENLFQSFEDHDRLDERVVTVDIRSKSFSCSCRMFENRGFLCRHVLKIFEFLGGYVQYHFLKTIPGQYVLKRWTRDVRPSVDKLKSTINVGTEDTTQAQRYQQICAVTVQLSTRFCANPEASQIFLDGVLEAGKKAEELLLSKGIHTDPSSVISSSKSSKGAVVGEPSTGLKSTAPKFKERPNPIKSKKRLKSDYEKARERQKFILLGIF; translated from the exons atggatttgatATCAACTTCATCTGAGAGTGGACAACTGAGTGTTGAAGCTTCATCACTGATTCATGCTGAGAGTGGACAACTGAGTGTTGAAACTTCTTCAATGATTCATGCTGATAGTACTGAATGTTACTCCCCTAGCAATGAAGAATCATGGAAGTCTTTAGTCTTTCAATCTATCAAAGAGGTTGAAGATTTTTATG GTTACAAGAAGGGAAGTTTGCTTAATCCTAACAACAGGCCAACATCAGACAGTCCACTGGTTATTGAGTTTGTGAAAGTGAATGAAAAACCTGAGGAAAGGGTCGGTTGTACAGCTGGAATATATTTGAAGCTGGATGAAGTTTTGAATGTGTATAAGATTTATAGATGGGATGTGGCTCACTGTCATCCATTACATAAACCAGAGCATTTGTGTTATCTGAGATCATTTAGAGAAGTAAATGAAGTTCAAGGACAACTAGCTCTAATAAATTCTAAAGCTGGAATGTCGATGAGAACGTCTTATGAAGTTCTTGGTCAAGGAGTTGGAGGTACGGAGAATCTTCCTTTTCGGTTTTCAGACTTAAAGAACTATCTAATGACAATTCGTCAAAAGGAGATGGTGGTTGGTGAAGCAACTATAATTCAAGAATTCTTTAGAAATGAAGCTCTCTCGAAACCATCTTTTTACTATGATATCCAAGTTGATGCTGCAGAAGACATAGCTAGCATTTTTTGGGCAGATGGAATTATGCAACTAGATTATTCTCTATTTGGTGATGTCATCAGTTTTGATACAACTTACCGAACAAACAATCAATATCGCCCATTAG ctgcctttattggttttgacaatCATCGCAAGAGTGTTTTATTTGGTGCTGCGCTATTGTACGATGAGACAGCAGCtacttttgattggttgtttacAACATTCTTGAAGTGTATGTCCAATAAGAAACCACAGACTATATATACAGACCAGGCTAGTGCGTTATTGTGTTCAATTCCGAATACTTTTCCAGGTGTTTTTCACGGGCTTTGTTCATGGCACATGGCAGAGAATGCAAAGAAAAATCTTGGCTCTCGTGCAAACAGTGCATTTTTCGATGAGTTAACTAATTTGGTTTCAAATGTAGACGATGAATCAGATTTCGACTATAATTGGGATCAGatgatgaaaatttgttttaatgGAAGGCCTACTTCAGACTTTAGGTGGCTTGTCCAAACTTACGGAAATCGTATGCATTGGTCTTCAGCTTGGGTCAAGTCACATTTTACAGCTGGTCTGAAAACAACTCAGTTAAGTGAGTCTTTCAATGCTTTTCTTCGTGGATTTCTGCAGCCAGACCATTCACTTGTTCGACTCTTTAGTCATTTCAACATTATGGTTCAGAGAATGAGAGATAATCATGCTGAGTTGGACTTCAAGGCTGCAAACActagaacaaaaaataattatcccaATAGTCAGCTGATGCGGTCCGTTGTCAACAAGTACACACCAGCTTGCTTTGCATTTATTCACAGGCAGTATGACCTTTCCTTCAAATACTATCATGAGGAGGACACAAAAAAAGGGTCTGCCTTTAACAAGTTTTTCAAAGTTTTCACAATTGAAAAGGTTGATgataattatgatgatgttgataatgataatgaaggGCCTTCCAATGTTGATGTTTTGGATGCAGAACTTCAAGAAAACCTTTTCCAAAGTTTTGAAGATCATGATCGACTTGATGAAAGGGTTGTCACAGTTGACattagaagcaaaagttttagTTGTTCATGCCGTATGTTTGAGAACAGGGGCTTTTTATGTCGACATGTTTTGAAGATCTTTGAGTTCTTAGGTGGTTATGTGCAGTATCATTTTTTGAAGACAATACCTGGACAATATGTTTTAAAGCGTTGGACTAGAGATGTGCGTCCGTCTGTTGATAAGCTGAAATCTACCATCAATGTTGGCACTGAAGACACCACTCAAGCACAACGATATCAACAAATTTGTGCTGTTACCGTTCAGCTTTCTACACGTTTTTGTGCAAATCCAGAGGCATCTCAAATTTTTCTCGACGGTGTTCTTGAAGCTGGGAAAAAGGCAGAGGAGTTGCTTCTTTCTAAAGGTATTCATACAGACCCATCTTCCGTGATATCATCATCCAAGTCTTCAAAAGGAGCTGTTGTCGGTGAACCATCTACTGGGTTGAAGTCCACTGCACCAAAGTTCAAAGAAAGACCAAATCCAATTAAGTCAAAGAAGcgacttaaaagtgattatgaaaaaGCTAGAGAAAGGCAGAAATTC ATTTTATTAGGAATATTTTGA
- the LOC120578102 gene encoding protein ANTI-SILENCING 1-like, with protein MAPSLTQACCVEEIVGDFKWGNKRGIGVKNKDTQFYDSFVYEGVEYFLHDCVYFYHTDHVETSIGMLVKMFENGRRKMIRVVWFFRPSEIRSFHRSYQPSWNELFLASGKGKGLTNVNSVESILGKCCIVCSSEDKRNPKPSETELKRADFFFKCTFDVDRLVIDDKFPDKIDGIEVEQFFNKKRDRKTGNSVHLEANKMSKDITKIKIKTITSENIKHEVKTKTAPSDILRCKVEGTASEIVSPKTLLDSSPFKKRKVFEEKSRLGHSSNSQKKKEFNEKKELRQDDSYNPTRKVTEVTERPNAEKRKWFKKMVSFYFFTFILDFWFRF; from the exons ATGGCGCCATCACTAACACAAGCTTGTTGTGTGGAAGAAATAGTTGGAGATTTTAAATGGGGGAACAAAAGAGGAATTGGTGTGAAGAATAAAGATACACAGTTCTATGATTCTTTTGTTTATGAAGGTGTTGAGTATTTTCTACATGATTGTGTTTATTTTTACCACACTGATCATGTTGAAACTTCTATTGGTATGCTTGTCAAGATGTTTGAGAATGGTCGTAGAAAGATGATCAGAGTTGTTTGGTTCTTTCGTCCTTCGGAAATTCGGAGTTTTCATCGAAGTTATCAGCCGAGTTGGAATGAGTTGTTCTTGGCTTCTGGGAAAGGCAAAGGTCTTACCAATGTCAATTCCGTG GAATCAATTCTTGGAAAATGCTGCATAGTTTGCAGTTCAGAGGATAAGAGAAATCCCAAGCCATCTGAAACAGAGTTAAAGAGAGCagatttctttttcaaatgtaCTTTCGATGTTGATAGGCTTGTAATCGATGATAAATTTCCAGATAAGATTGATGGAATTGAAG TGGAGCAATTCTTTAATAAGAAGAGGGATAGAAAGACAGGTAACAGTGTGCATCTTGAGGCAAATAAAATGTCTAAAGATATCacaaagataaagataaagactATAACATCGGAGAATATTAAACATGAGGTTAAGACTAAGACCGCTCCTTCAGACATCCTGCGTTGTAAAGTTGAAGGAACAGCTTCTGAGATTGTCTCACCAAAGACATTGTTAGATTCTTCTCCATTTAAAAAGAGGAAGGTCTTTGAAGAGAAGTCAAGACTTGGTCATAGTAGCAActctcaaaagaaaaaggaatttaATGAGAAGAAAGAGTTGCGACAGGATGACAGTTATAATCCAACCAGGAAAGTTACGGAGGTGACTGAAAGGCCGAATGCA GAGAAAAGAAAGTGGTTTAAGAAAATGGtgagtttttatttctttactttTATTCTGGACTTTTGGTTCAGGTTTTGA
- the LOC120578276 gene encoding boron transporter 4 isoform X1, which translates to MNADMKSFKTPFKGIVDDFRGRAVHYKDDWISGLTSGTGILAPTMYIFFASALPVIAFGAQLSRETDGSLSTVETLASTAICGIIHSIFGGQPLLILGVAEPTILMYTYLYNYAKNKEGLGRELFLAWVGWVCVWTALLLFLLAIFNAAIIINRFTRIAGELFGMLITVLFIQEAIKGMVSEFEVPKEGDPTLDKYQFHWLYANGLLGIIFTFCLLYTSLKSRRARSWLYGTGWLRSFIADYGVPFLVVVWTALSFTVVASKVPSGVPRRLVAPLAWESASLHHWTVIKDMGKVSLEHIFAAFVPALMVAGLYFFDHSVASQLAQQKEFNLKKSSAYHYDILLLGFMTLLCGLIGLPPSNGVLPQSPMHTKSLAVLKKQLIRRKMVKSAKESIWKKASNSEIYGMMQALCIEMDNDPNNHSVVKELEDLKDFVLNGEDKGDNNKSTFDPEKHIDTYLPVRVKEQRVSNLLQSLFVGVAVFAMPAIKMIPTSVLWGYFAYMAIDSLPGNQFWERILLLFVRPSRWYKLLEGDHASFVESVPFKHIVLFTLFQCVYFLVCFGVTWIPIAGMLFPLPFFLLITLRQYILPKLFSPNHLMELDAAEYEEIPGAPRLSFNISYKEVESPKVGSKEIGNAEILDELTTNRGELKVRTMSFSEERNNQVYPHKLDSN; encoded by the exons ATGAATGCAGATATGAAGAGCTTTAAAACACCTTTCAAGGGTATTGTAGATGATTTTAGGGGAAGAGCAGTACACTATAAAGATGATTGGATTTCTGGTCTCACTTCTGGAACCGG GATATTGGCACCGACTATGTATATTTTCTTTGCTTCTGCTCTACCTGTTATTGCCTTCGGCGCGCAGCTCAGTAGGGAAACAG ATGGAAGCTTAAGCACTGTGGAAACACTGGCTTCTACAGCCATTTGTGGAATCATACACTCCATTTTTGGTGGACAACCTCTCCTAATACTAGGAGTGGCAGAACCCACTATCCTTATGTACacatatttgtacaattatgcCAAAAATAAGGAAGGTTTGGGAAGAGAACTCTTTTTGGCTTGGGTAGGATG GGTTTGTGTATGGACTGCTCTATTGCTATTTCTTTTAGCAATATTCAATGCTGCCATTATCATCAACAGATTTACAAGAATTGCTGGCGAGCTTTTTGGCATGTTGATTACAGTCTTATTCATTCAAGAAGCTATCAAG GGAATGGTAAGTGAGTTTGAAGTTCCTAAAGAGGGGGATCCAACATTGGATAAATACCAATTTCATTGGTTGTATGCAAATGGATTGCTAGGAATTATATTCACTTTTTGCCTTCTCTATACTTCTTTGAAAAGCAGAAGAGCAAGGTCATGGTTATATGGAACAG GTTGGTTGAGAAGTTTCATTGCAGACTATGGAGTACCATTCTTGGTAGTGGTGTGGACAGCTTTATCATTTACAGTAGTAGCAAGTAAAGTACCTTCTGGAGTTCCAAGAAGACTCGTTGCACCTTTGGCTTGGGAATCTGCATCATTACATCACTGGACAGTAATCAaa GATATGGGGAAGGTTTCTCTGGAACATATTTTTGCTGCTTTTGTTCCAGCCTTAATGGTAGCAGGGCTTTACTTCTTTGACCATAGTGTTGCATCCCAACTGGCGCAACAAAAGGAATTCAATCTCAAGAAATCTTCGGCATATCACTATGACATATTGTTACTAGGTTTCatg ACTTTGCTTTGTGGACTAATTGGTTTGCCTCCTTCAAATGGAGTTCTGCCTCAATCCCCTATGCACACCAAGAGTCTGGCTGTTCTCAAGAAACAG TTGATCCGGAGAAAGATGGTTAAAAGTGCCAAGGAAAGCATATGGAAGAAAGCTAGCAACTCTGAAATATATGGAATGATGCAAGCATTGTGTATAGAAATGGATAATGATCCTAAT AATCATTCAGTGGTAAAAGAACTAGAGGATTTGAAAGATTTTGTCCTAAATGGTGAAGATAAAGGAGACAACAATAAGAGCACATTTGATCCTGAGAAACACATTGATACATATTTGCCTGTAAGAGTAAAGGAGCAAAGAGTGAGCAACCTTTTACAATCACTCTTTGTTGGAGTAGCAGTGTTTGCTATGCCTGCCATAAAAATGATACCAACTTCAGTTTTGTGGGGATACTTTGCTTACATGGCTATTGATAGTCTTCCAGGGAATCAGTTTTGGGAAAGGATATTGCTTCTTTTTGTAAGACCTAGTAGATGGTACAA GTTGTTGGAAGGTGATCATGCTTCCTTTGTTGAGTCAGTACCATTCAAACATATAGTATTGTTTACACTCTTCCAATGTGTGTATTTCTTGGTTTGTTTTGGAGTGACATGGATTCCAATTGCTGGAATGTTGTTCCCTTTGCCATTCTTTTTGCTGATCACATTGAGGCAATATATACTCCCCAAGCTGTTCAGTCCAAACCATCTTATGGAACTAGATGCAGCTGAGTATGAAGAAATACCTGGTGCTCCAAGACTAAGTTTCAATATATCCTACAAA GAGGTTGAATCACCTAAAGTTGGATCAAAGGAAATAGGTAATGCTGAAATATTAGATGAGTTAACCACTAACAGAGGGGAGTTGAAGGTCAGAACTATGAGCTTTAGTGAGGAAAGAAATAATCAG GTTTATCCTCATAAACTTGATTCAAACTAG
- the LOC120578276 gene encoding boron transporter 4 isoform X2, with amino-acid sequence MKSFKTPFKGIVDDFRGRAVHYKDDWISGLTSGTGILAPTMYIFFASALPVIAFGAQLSRETDGSLSTVETLASTAICGIIHSIFGGQPLLILGVAEPTILMYTYLYNYAKNKEGLGRELFLAWVGWVCVWTALLLFLLAIFNAAIIINRFTRIAGELFGMLITVLFIQEAIKGMVSEFEVPKEGDPTLDKYQFHWLYANGLLGIIFTFCLLYTSLKSRRARSWLYGTGWLRSFIADYGVPFLVVVWTALSFTVVASKVPSGVPRRLVAPLAWESASLHHWTVIKDMGKVSLEHIFAAFVPALMVAGLYFFDHSVASQLAQQKEFNLKKSSAYHYDILLLGFMTLLCGLIGLPPSNGVLPQSPMHTKSLAVLKKQLIRRKMVKSAKESIWKKASNSEIYGMMQALCIEMDNDPNNHSVVKELEDLKDFVLNGEDKGDNNKSTFDPEKHIDTYLPVRVKEQRVSNLLQSLFVGVAVFAMPAIKMIPTSVLWGYFAYMAIDSLPGNQFWERILLLFVRPSRWYKLLEGDHASFVESVPFKHIVLFTLFQCVYFLVCFGVTWIPIAGMLFPLPFFLLITLRQYILPKLFSPNHLMELDAAEYEEIPGAPRLSFNISYKEVESPKVGSKEIGNAEILDELTTNRGELKVRTMSFSEERNNQVYPHKLDSN; translated from the exons ATGAAGAGCTTTAAAACACCTTTCAAGGGTATTGTAGATGATTTTAGGGGAAGAGCAGTACACTATAAAGATGATTGGATTTCTGGTCTCACTTCTGGAACCGG GATATTGGCACCGACTATGTATATTTTCTTTGCTTCTGCTCTACCTGTTATTGCCTTCGGCGCGCAGCTCAGTAGGGAAACAG ATGGAAGCTTAAGCACTGTGGAAACACTGGCTTCTACAGCCATTTGTGGAATCATACACTCCATTTTTGGTGGACAACCTCTCCTAATACTAGGAGTGGCAGAACCCACTATCCTTATGTACacatatttgtacaattatgcCAAAAATAAGGAAGGTTTGGGAAGAGAACTCTTTTTGGCTTGGGTAGGATG GGTTTGTGTATGGACTGCTCTATTGCTATTTCTTTTAGCAATATTCAATGCTGCCATTATCATCAACAGATTTACAAGAATTGCTGGCGAGCTTTTTGGCATGTTGATTACAGTCTTATTCATTCAAGAAGCTATCAAG GGAATGGTAAGTGAGTTTGAAGTTCCTAAAGAGGGGGATCCAACATTGGATAAATACCAATTTCATTGGTTGTATGCAAATGGATTGCTAGGAATTATATTCACTTTTTGCCTTCTCTATACTTCTTTGAAAAGCAGAAGAGCAAGGTCATGGTTATATGGAACAG GTTGGTTGAGAAGTTTCATTGCAGACTATGGAGTACCATTCTTGGTAGTGGTGTGGACAGCTTTATCATTTACAGTAGTAGCAAGTAAAGTACCTTCTGGAGTTCCAAGAAGACTCGTTGCACCTTTGGCTTGGGAATCTGCATCATTACATCACTGGACAGTAATCAaa GATATGGGGAAGGTTTCTCTGGAACATATTTTTGCTGCTTTTGTTCCAGCCTTAATGGTAGCAGGGCTTTACTTCTTTGACCATAGTGTTGCATCCCAACTGGCGCAACAAAAGGAATTCAATCTCAAGAAATCTTCGGCATATCACTATGACATATTGTTACTAGGTTTCatg ACTTTGCTTTGTGGACTAATTGGTTTGCCTCCTTCAAATGGAGTTCTGCCTCAATCCCCTATGCACACCAAGAGTCTGGCTGTTCTCAAGAAACAG TTGATCCGGAGAAAGATGGTTAAAAGTGCCAAGGAAAGCATATGGAAGAAAGCTAGCAACTCTGAAATATATGGAATGATGCAAGCATTGTGTATAGAAATGGATAATGATCCTAAT AATCATTCAGTGGTAAAAGAACTAGAGGATTTGAAAGATTTTGTCCTAAATGGTGAAGATAAAGGAGACAACAATAAGAGCACATTTGATCCTGAGAAACACATTGATACATATTTGCCTGTAAGAGTAAAGGAGCAAAGAGTGAGCAACCTTTTACAATCACTCTTTGTTGGAGTAGCAGTGTTTGCTATGCCTGCCATAAAAATGATACCAACTTCAGTTTTGTGGGGATACTTTGCTTACATGGCTATTGATAGTCTTCCAGGGAATCAGTTTTGGGAAAGGATATTGCTTCTTTTTGTAAGACCTAGTAGATGGTACAA GTTGTTGGAAGGTGATCATGCTTCCTTTGTTGAGTCAGTACCATTCAAACATATAGTATTGTTTACACTCTTCCAATGTGTGTATTTCTTGGTTTGTTTTGGAGTGACATGGATTCCAATTGCTGGAATGTTGTTCCCTTTGCCATTCTTTTTGCTGATCACATTGAGGCAATATATACTCCCCAAGCTGTTCAGTCCAAACCATCTTATGGAACTAGATGCAGCTGAGTATGAAGAAATACCTGGTGCTCCAAGACTAAGTTTCAATATATCCTACAAA GAGGTTGAATCACCTAAAGTTGGATCAAAGGAAATAGGTAATGCTGAAATATTAGATGAGTTAACCACTAACAGAGGGGAGTTGAAGGTCAGAACTATGAGCTTTAGTGAGGAAAGAAATAATCAG GTTTATCCTCATAAACTTGATTCAAACTAG